In Silene latifolia isolate original U9 population unplaced genomic scaffold, ASM4854445v1 scaffold_388, whole genome shotgun sequence, the following proteins share a genomic window:
- the LOC141639427 gene encoding cytochrome P450 78A5 encodes MSIEPLSLSLSFLPSPLSLPITVALLFFISIFAFFLHPGGLAWAVSTARRHGPSAIPGPTGLPILGLALTFTSETAHSALSRLAHTFRATSLMAFSIGSTRFVIASKPESAKELLSSTAFADRPVKESAYELLFHRAMGFAPFGEYWRNLRRISSTYLFSPRRLAAFGGIRAEIGLTMVDQIKTLMKQNNNVEIKKVLHFGSLNNVMTSVFGKSYNFVSTVSKDGVGFGFGVGEGEVLEELVSEGYELLGMFNWSDHFGPLGWLDLQGVRRRCKGLVKKVNVYVGNIIEEHRSRRNNNYCGKSNEGGDVDGSSKDFVDVLLDLEDGETKLSDSDMIAVLWEMIFRGTDTVAILLEWTLARMVLHPEIQAKAQAEIDTVVGTNKPVSDSDLPNLPYLQAIVKETLRVHPPGPLLSWARLAVHDTHIGTHFIPAGTTAMVNMWAITHDEKIWTNPNEFNPERFMEEDVPIMGSDLRLAPFGAGRRVCPGKAMGLATAQLWLAQMLQNFKWVASEEHGVDLTECLKLSMEMKRSLVCKAVPRVIDA; translated from the exons ATGTCTATAGAACCATTatccctctccctctcttttctcccttcACCACTTTCCCTCCCCATTACCGTAgccctcctcttcttcatctccatTTTCGCGTTCTTCCTTCACCCTGGTGGTCTAGCATGGGCCGTCTCGACAGCCCGTCGTCACGGTCCATCCGCTATTCCCGGCCCAACCGGACTCCCAATCCTCGGGTTAGCTCTGACTTTCACCTCAGAAACCGCTCACAGCGCACTTTCCCGTCTTGCTCATACCTTCCGTGCCACCTCTCTTATGGCGTTCTCTATTGGTTCAACCCGGTTCGTCATAGCGAGCAAACCCGAGTCGGCTAAAGAGTTGTTAAGCAGTACAGCTTTTGCTGACAGACCTGTTAAGGAATCGGCTTACGAGCTGTTATTCCACCGTGCAATGGGGTTTGCTCCGTTTGGTGAGTATTGGAGAAACTTAAGGAGAATTTCATCGACATACTTGTTCAGTCCTCGTCGACTAGCCGCCTTCGGCGGTATTAGAGCCGAGATAGGCTTAACCATGGTTGATCAAATCAAAACATTAATGAAACAAAATAATAATGTCGAAATTAAGAAGGTGTTACATTTCGGGTCGTTAAACAATGTCATGACGAGTGTCTTTGGTAAAAGTTACAACTTTGTGTCAACCGTTTCAAAAGACGGAGTCGGGTTTGGGTTTGGAGTCGGAGAAGGGGAAGTACTAGAGGAGTTGGTTAGTGAAGGGTATGAGTTACTTGGTATGTTTAACTGGAGTGACCATTTTGGACCTCTAGGATGGTTAGACTTACAAGGGGTAAGGAGGAGGTGTAAAGGTTTGGTAAAAAAGGTTAATGTTTATGTTGGGAATATCATTGAAGAACATAGGTCAAGGAGAAATAATAATTACTGTggtaaaagtaatgaaggagGTGATGTTGATGGGTCTAGTAAAGATTTTGTTGATGTACTTCTGGATTTGGAAGATGGGGAGACTAAGCTTTCTGATTCTGATATGATCGCTGTACTTTGG GAAATGATTTTCAGAGGCACTGATACAGTAGCAATCCTGTTGGAATGGACTCTAGCCAGGATGGTTCTACACCCAGAAATCCAAGCCAAAGCCCAAGCCGAAATCGACACGGTGGTCGGAACCAACAAGCCAGTTTCAGACTCAGACCTTCCAAACCTCCCATACTTACAAGCCATTGTCAAGGAAACTCTGAGGGTGCACCCACCCGGTCCACTCCTCTCATGGGCTCGCCTAGCTGTACACGACACTCACATCGGGACCCACTTCATCCCAGCTGGCACCACCGCAATGGTGAACATGTGGGCCATAACCCATGATGAGAAAATATGGACCAACCCTAATGAATTCAATCCTGAGAGGTTCATGGAGGAGGATGTTCCCATCATGGGTTCAGACCTCAGGCTCGCTCCGTTTGGGGCTGGTCGTCGTGTCTGCCCTGGAAAGGCGATGGGATTGGCTACGGCCCAGCTGTGGTTAGCTCAGATGCTGCAGAATTTCAAGTGGGTGGCTTCGGAGGAGCATGGTGTGGACTTGACCGAGTGTCTTAAGCTTTCAATGGAGATGAAGAGGTCATTGGTGTGCAAGGCTGTTCCTAGGGTTATTGATGCTTAA